In one window of Skermanella rosea DNA:
- a CDS encoding adenylate/guanylate cyclase domain-containing protein, whose translation MQEVGTPDRGLGAGGPAGRFRALPAGLSPPWITGAIILAIAAASFLLVRIAPPLKLADESFGDLLIGHFAPAEPQHAGIAMVALGEDSFAALACRSPVDRGFLADLVGRLKAAGVRAIGIDILFDQPTLPELDEALRRRLAEPGVPVVAISALEKTTLTERQHAFLSAFLSGIPHGYANLAKDRLDGSVRWHVPAAEDGTPSFPARLALALGAEPPAEPFRIAWRAGPDDATPPFPIYPAELVHLLPPGWLAGKVILVGTVLSGTDRHRTPLSRTGASMPGVEIQAHVLAQMLERRAGGRLPSGWEGALTLALAAAGVALAMAGLPVWLLAASGAALTAALWAGAATLFAAGGPLVPLLAPSLALAGGIGGMAAHRSLRERADRRTLMRLFATHVSQPVAEEMWRERATFMAGGRPKPQQLTATVLFSDIRGFTTICEALPPEALIRWLDTYLEAMTRLVGEHDGVVLRFIGDAVLAVFGAPVARTTQAEIDADAARAMGCALAMGRELEGLNRSWREEGLPPVIIRIGIHTGPLVVGSLGGERHREYSLLGDTANTAARLEAHAKEVAETTSPWCQVIVGEATWQAAGPGIAGLPVGEIALRGKSTPVRVWLLRDGAFSGP comes from the coding sequence TTGCAGGAGGTCGGAACGCCCGATCGCGGACTTGGCGCCGGGGGGCCGGCAGGCCGGTTCCGTGCCCTGCCCGCGGGATTGTCGCCGCCCTGGATCACGGGTGCGATCATCCTGGCCATCGCGGCCGCCTCCTTCCTGCTGGTCCGGATCGCGCCGCCGCTGAAGCTGGCGGACGAGAGCTTCGGCGACCTGCTGATCGGTCATTTCGCCCCCGCCGAGCCCCAGCACGCCGGCATCGCCATGGTGGCCCTGGGAGAGGACAGTTTCGCGGCGCTGGCCTGCCGCTCGCCGGTGGACCGCGGGTTCCTGGCGGACCTGGTCGGCCGGCTCAAGGCGGCGGGCGTGCGGGCCATCGGCATCGACATCCTGTTCGACCAGCCCACGCTGCCGGAGCTTGACGAGGCCCTGCGCCGGCGGCTGGCCGAGCCCGGCGTCCCGGTGGTGGCGATCTCGGCGCTGGAGAAGACCACCCTGACCGAGCGGCAGCACGCCTTCCTGAGCGCGTTCCTGTCCGGCATCCCGCACGGCTACGCCAACTTGGCGAAGGACAGGCTGGACGGGTCCGTCCGCTGGCATGTCCCGGCGGCGGAGGATGGGACGCCCAGCTTCCCGGCGCGGCTGGCGCTCGCCCTGGGCGCGGAGCCGCCCGCCGAGCCTTTCCGAATCGCTTGGCGCGCCGGGCCGGACGACGCGACGCCGCCCTTCCCGATCTACCCGGCGGAACTGGTCCACCTGCTGCCGCCGGGCTGGCTGGCCGGCAAGGTGATCCTGGTCGGCACCGTGCTGTCGGGAACGGACCGCCATCGGACGCCCCTGTCCAGGACCGGCGCCAGCATGCCTGGAGTGGAGATCCAGGCCCATGTCCTGGCCCAGATGCTGGAGAGGCGCGCCGGCGGGCGGCTGCCGTCCGGCTGGGAAGGCGCGCTGACCCTGGCGCTGGCCGCCGCCGGAGTGGCGCTGGCCATGGCCGGGCTGCCGGTCTGGCTGCTCGCCGCGTCGGGTGCCGCGCTGACGGCGGCCCTGTGGGCGGGGGCCGCCACCCTGTTCGCCGCGGGCGGGCCCCTGGTCCCCCTGCTCGCCCCGTCGCTGGCGCTGGCCGGGGGAATCGGCGGCATGGCGGCGCACCGGTCGCTCCGCGAACGGGCGGACCGGCGCACCCTGATGCGGCTGTTCGCCACCCATGTCTCCCAGCCGGTCGCGGAGGAGATGTGGCGGGAGCGGGCGACCTTCATGGCGGGAGGGCGGCCGAAGCCCCAGCAGCTCACCGCCACGGTCCTGTTCTCGGACATCCGGGGCTTCACTACGATCTGCGAGGCGCTGCCGCCCGAGGCGTTGATCCGCTGGCTCGACACCTATCTGGAGGCCATGACCCGGCTGGTCGGGGAGCATGACGGGGTGGTGCTGCGCTTCATCGGCGACGCCGTCCTGGCCGTGTTCGGCGCGCCGGTCGCCCGTACCACCCAGGCCGAGATCGACGCCGACGCGGCGCGCGCCATGGGCTGCGCCCTGGCCATGGGCCGCGAGCTGGAGGGCCTGAACCGGTCCTGGCGGGAGGAAGGGCTGCCGCCCGTGATCATCCGGATCGGCATCCATACCGGCCCCCTGGTGGTCGGCAGCCTGGGAGGGGAGCGGCACCGGGAATACTCGCTGCTGGGCGACACGGCCAACACCGCCGCCCGGCTGGAGGCCCACGCCAAGGAAGTGGCGGAGACGACCTCGCCCTGGTGCCAGGTGATCGTCGGCGAGGCCACCTGGCAGGCTGCCGGCCCCGGCATCGCGGGCCTGCCGGTCGGCGAGATCGCGCTCCGCGGCAAGAGCACTCCCGTCCGCGTCTGGCTGCTGCGGGACGGAGCCTTCAGCGGACCGTGA
- a CDS encoding bifunctional folylpolyglutamate synthase/dihydrofolate synthase, with the protein MSQPPTAPRPPSPPVIVPSGERADPVLDRLKHLHPKVIDLSLGRTFRMLEAVGSPHLRLPPVVHVAGTNGKGSTIAFLRAFLEAAGRRVHVYTSPHLVRFHERIRLAGELIADDHLATILEECEAANRGEPITYFEITTAAAMLAFSRVPADVLLLETGLGGRLDSTNVIDRPAVTALTRISYDHMQFLGPTLSAIAGEKAGIMKPGVPAVVAPQPAEEAMAVFRARSAAIGAPLHAAGEDWTVAAAGDGFRFEGPGRRADLPLPALPGAHQIVNAGVALACLYHLPGPRVPDAAVVRGLAEVSWPGRLQRLTRGPLVDRLPPGWELWLDGGHNDSAGEVLGAQAGRWATTDGLPLNLIFGMLATKEPADFLRPLAPHAPLLRAVAVPGEEASLPPQAAAEAARAAGVADAKPAAGVEEALAELMARAAGPTRVMICGSLYLAGAVLARHG; encoded by the coding sequence TTGAGCCAGCCCCCAACGGCGCCCCGGCCGCCGTCACCCCCGGTGATCGTCCCGAGCGGTGAGCGTGCCGACCCGGTCCTGGACCGGCTGAAGCACCTTCACCCCAAGGTCATCGACCTGTCGCTCGGCCGAACCTTCCGGATGCTGGAGGCCGTCGGCAGCCCGCACCTGCGGCTGCCGCCGGTGGTCCATGTGGCGGGGACCAACGGCAAGGGATCGACCATCGCCTTCCTGCGCGCCTTCCTGGAGGCGGCGGGCCGGCGCGTCCACGTCTATACCTCGCCCCATCTGGTGCGCTTCCACGAGCGCATCCGGCTGGCCGGGGAGCTGATCGCCGACGACCATCTCGCCACCATCCTGGAAGAGTGCGAGGCGGCGAACCGGGGCGAGCCGATCACCTATTTCGAGATCACGACCGCCGCCGCCATGCTGGCCTTCTCCCGCGTGCCGGCTGACGTGCTCCTGCTGGAGACCGGCCTGGGCGGCCGGCTCGACAGCACCAACGTGATCGACCGCCCGGCGGTGACGGCGCTGACCCGCATCTCCTACGACCACATGCAGTTCCTCGGGCCGACCCTGTCCGCCATCGCGGGCGAGAAGGCCGGCATCATGAAGCCGGGCGTTCCCGCCGTCGTGGCGCCGCAGCCGGCGGAGGAGGCCATGGCGGTCTTCCGCGCCAGGTCCGCCGCGATCGGCGCCCCGCTCCACGCGGCGGGGGAGGACTGGACGGTCGCGGCCGCCGGCGACGGCTTCCGGTTCGAGGGACCCGGCCGACGCGCCGACCTGCCGCTGCCGGCCCTGCCGGGCGCCCACCAGATCGTCAATGCCGGGGTGGCGCTGGCCTGCCTCTACCATCTGCCCGGCCCCCGGGTGCCCGACGCGGCGGTGGTGCGCGGACTGGCGGAGGTCTCCTGGCCCGGCCGGCTCCAGCGGCTGACGCGCGGCCCCCTGGTCGACCGGCTGCCCCCGGGATGGGAACTGTGGCTGGACGGCGGGCACAATGATTCCGCCGGCGAGGTCCTGGGCGCCCAGGCAGGCCGCTGGGCCACGACCGATGGCCTTCCCCTCAACCTGATCTTCGGCATGCTGGCGACCAAGGAGCCGGCCGACTTCCTGCGGCCGCTCGCTCCCCACGCGCCGCTGCTCCGCGCGGTCGCCGTTCCGGGCGAGGAGGCCTCCCTCCCTCCCCAGGCCGCGGCGGAGGCCGCGCGCGCCGCCGGCGTCGCCGACGCCAAGCCGGCCGCCGGCGTGGAGGAGGCCCTGGCCGAACTCATGGCGCGCGCCGCCGGGCCGACCCGGGTGATGATCTGCGGCTCCCTCTACCTCGCCGGCGCGGTCCTCGCCCGCCATGGATAG
- a CDS encoding DUF4399 domain-containing protein yields MINRAAALLLACVAAAPALAQDAGHGAGHHDAAPAVQPAAPAKRMPAPKDARAYIIWPPNGAVIEGGKLWVRMGLQNYGVAPAGVRRDNTGHHHLIIDRDLPPLDEPIPNDRNHLHFGGGQTEARLELPPGQHTLQTLLGDADHVPHDPPVTSNRITITVR; encoded by the coding sequence ATGATCAATCGAGCTGCCGCACTCCTTCTCGCCTGCGTCGCTGCCGCGCCCGCCCTGGCCCAGGATGCCGGCCACGGTGCCGGTCATCACGACGCGGCCCCCGCGGTCCAGCCCGCCGCGCCGGCGAAGCGGATGCCCGCCCCCAAGGATGCCCGGGCCTACATCATCTGGCCGCCCAACGGCGCCGTGATCGAGGGCGGCAAGCTGTGGGTCCGCATGGGGCTCCAGAACTACGGCGTGGCCCCCGCCGGGGTGCGTCGGGACAATACCGGGCACCACCACCTGATCATCGACCGCGACCTGCCGCCGCTCGACGAGCCCATTCCCAACGACCGCAACCACCTGCATTTCGGCGGCGGCCAGACCGAGGCCCGCCTGGAGCTGCCGCCCGGCCAGCACACGCTCCAGACGCTGCTGGGCGATGCCGACCACGTGCCGCACGACCCGCCGGTGACGTCCAACAGGATCACGATCACGGTACGCTGA
- a CDS encoding head GIN domain-containing protein: protein MMMNRYRLATVMMAFALAAGPASARDRATIDESFGAGALDLRGLAARVHVRLHDSGTIRLRATGPASWIDDLSRYAKDGALVVTAAPVQGFGAGSAVTIATGFGARAVTRVGGLTIRSEGTGDGDLPEVELWVPAGTPMTATGAVGEWDIADLRAPLAIEVTAGQAAAGAVTDATVRILGSGAVTVARVDGDLTADLSGAGDITVGGGRVDMLTASIAGTGTIRVQAPADRADLSISGIGTIDADRIARKPSVRVSGVGTVRTGLR from the coding sequence ATGATGATGAACCGGTACCGGCTGGCCACCGTCATGATGGCCTTCGCCCTGGCGGCGGGTCCCGCCTCGGCGCGGGATCGCGCGACGATCGACGAGAGCTTCGGCGCGGGCGCGCTCGACCTCCGCGGACTGGCGGCCCGCGTGCATGTCCGCCTCCATGATTCGGGTACCATCCGGCTCAGGGCGACCGGCCCCGCGTCCTGGATCGACGACCTGTCGCGGTATGCCAAGGACGGCGCGCTGGTGGTCACCGCCGCGCCGGTCCAGGGCTTCGGGGCCGGGTCGGCGGTGACCATCGCGACCGGCTTCGGCGCGCGGGCGGTCACCCGGGTCGGCGGCCTCACCATCAGGTCGGAGGGCACCGGCGACGGCGACCTGCCGGAGGTGGAACTGTGGGTTCCGGCGGGAACCCCGATGACCGCGACCGGGGCGGTCGGGGAGTGGGATATCGCCGACCTGAGGGCGCCGCTCGCGATCGAGGTCACCGCCGGGCAGGCCGCCGCAGGCGCCGTCACCGACGCCACGGTCAGGATCCTCGGCAGCGGCGCCGTGACGGTCGCCAGGGTGGACGGAGACCTGACAGCCGATCTCTCTGGCGCCGGCGATATCACCGTCGGCGGCGGCCGGGTGGACATGCTGACGGCCTCCATCGCCGGAACCGGCACCATCCGGGTCCAGGCTCCGGCGGACCGCGCCGATCTCAGCATCTCCGGTATCGGAACCATCGACGCCGACCGGATCGCGCGCAAGCCGTCGGTGCGGGTCAGCGGGGTCGGGACTGTCCGGACCGGCCTCAGGTGA
- a CDS encoding DUF4399 domain-containing protein, translating to MRSNALVAVIALGLVSLIAVTATAAERRPAPKDAYAYIGWPNDGEVVTGRFKVWLGLRNFGVAPSGIDRPNTGHHHLIIDRDLPPLDEPIPNDRNHVHLGGGQTETYLELPPGRHTIQLLMGDFDHVPHDPPVTSKRITITVR from the coding sequence ATGAGATCGAACGCCCTGGTCGCCGTCATCGCATTAGGCCTGGTTTCCCTCATCGCCGTCACAGCCACCGCCGCGGAACGCCGACCGGCGCCCAAGGACGCCTATGCCTATATCGGGTGGCCCAACGACGGCGAGGTCGTGACCGGCCGCTTCAAGGTCTGGCTGGGCCTGCGCAACTTCGGCGTGGCGCCCTCGGGCATCGACCGTCCCAACACCGGGCACCACCACCTGATCATCGACCGGGACCTGCCGCCGCTGGACGAGCCGATCCCGAACGACCGGAACCATGTCCATCTCGGCGGCGGCCAGACGGAGACCTATCTGGAGTTGCCGCCCGGACGCCACACCATCCAGCTCCTCATGGGCGACTTCGACCATGTGCCGCACGACCCGCCCGTGACGTCCAAGCGGATCACCATCACGGTCCGCTGA
- a CDS encoding DUF4384 domain-containing protein, translating to MLIRHPRTKRPPGWLALAFSLCAAAGTAAADQAIVVSATVPGFTVGQVVEDGAPVLLPEGTSALFLFASGRTITVKGPYDGPLDRLSGGTPVQGRLSGLFGGDRFAQNDLGAARSVDPAPGGQAGGLAPIDLSLPGTWCAAAGQPPELRKPADPAFERAILHAADGEETVISWPEGMEVQPWPARAPLADGARMLATSGDRTRSNALVLRLIEDREAAAGDVGALAVALVRAGCNRQAEYVLTAMGEALAPLDLYLSSDRGLYPTYRRGDQIRLVLQTNRDAHLYCYLRRRNDLIPIFPSYQSDGSLVKGHAPLTFPGDRMPLPLSASELGGDGEVRCFAADQDLPPSLSAEAQAFRPMDGDAVERLEATLDGLKRTRLVVAQIVLRVE from the coding sequence ATGCTGATCCGACACCCCCGAACCAAGCGGCCGCCGGGCTGGCTGGCCCTGGCATTCTCGCTCTGCGCCGCCGCCGGAACCGCCGCGGCCGACCAGGCCATCGTCGTCTCCGCCACCGTCCCGGGCTTCACCGTGGGCCAGGTGGTCGAGGACGGGGCGCCGGTCCTTCTGCCGGAAGGGACCAGCGCCCTGTTCCTGTTTGCCAGCGGCCGGACGATCACCGTCAAGGGACCCTATGACGGACCGCTGGACCGGCTGTCCGGCGGCACGCCGGTCCAGGGCCGCCTGTCCGGCCTGTTCGGCGGCGACCGGTTCGCCCAGAACGACCTGGGCGCCGCCCGTTCCGTCGATCCCGCCCCGGGCGGACAGGCCGGCGGGCTGGCCCCGATCGACCTGTCGCTGCCGGGAACCTGGTGCGCCGCCGCCGGCCAGCCGCCGGAGCTCCGGAAGCCGGCGGACCCGGCCTTCGAGCGGGCGATCCTGCACGCCGCCGACGGCGAGGAAACGGTGATCTCCTGGCCGGAGGGCATGGAGGTGCAGCCCTGGCCGGCACGGGCGCCGCTGGCCGACGGGGCGCGGATGCTGGCGACGAGCGGCGACCGGACCCGGAGCAACGCGCTGGTGCTCCGGCTGATCGAGGACCGGGAGGCGGCGGCCGGCGACGTCGGCGCGCTGGCGGTGGCCCTCGTCCGGGCCGGCTGCAACCGGCAGGCGGAGTACGTGCTGACCGCCATGGGCGAGGCGCTGGCCCCGCTGGACCTGTACCTGTCGTCCGACCGCGGGCTCTATCCGACATACCGGCGCGGCGACCAGATCCGCCTGGTGCTCCAGACCAACCGGGATGCGCACCTGTATTGCTACTTGCGGCGTCGGAACGACCTGATCCCGATCTTCCCCTCGTACCAGTCCGACGGATCGCTGGTCAAAGGCCACGCGCCCTTGACCTTCCCGGGCGACAGGATGCCGCTCCCCCTGTCGGCGTCGGAGCTGGGCGGCGACGGCGAGGTCCGGTGCTTCGCCGCCGACCAGGACCTGCCGCCCTCGCTGTCCGCCGAAGCGCAGGCGTTCCGCCCGATGGACGGCGACGCGGTCGAGCGGCTGGAAGCCACACTCGACGGGCTCAAGCGGACCCGGCTGGTGGTCGCCCAGATCGTGCTGCGGGTCGAGTGA
- a CDS encoding OmpA family protein codes for MNSPFARSLAATAAILLAPALASPGHGAEVRMFDRPPTVSEVQELLSAPAPRYRSIEIVGAAGKAVQNAAPAPAPAAYSPPVSAPVPEPVVASAQQVVPAVAEAPVPRAEVAAGPPAPSARDVDEKAFGFRINFAFDSAVIPAESFEYIDTVGQVMQDSPELRIKVEGHTDASGSDAYNQALSEKRARAVAEYLAAKHRIPGSRIQAVGMGEGHPLTGNAYDRTNRRVQFARLD; via the coding sequence ATGAACAGCCCCTTCGCCCGCAGCCTCGCCGCCACCGCCGCAATCCTGCTCGCCCCGGCCTTGGCTTCGCCGGGCCACGGCGCCGAGGTCAGGATGTTCGACCGCCCGCCCACCGTTTCCGAGGTCCAGGAACTTCTCAGCGCCCCGGCGCCCCGCTACCGCAGCATCGAGATCGTCGGCGCCGCCGGCAAGGCGGTCCAGAACGCGGCCCCGGCGCCGGCCCCCGCCGCCTACTCGCCGCCGGTATCGGCACCGGTTCCGGAACCGGTCGTGGCATCCGCCCAGCAGGTCGTCCCGGCCGTCGCCGAAGCCCCTGTCCCCCGGGCCGAGGTCGCGGCGGGTCCGCCGGCTCCGTCCGCCCGCGACGTGGACGAGAAGGCCTTCGGCTTCCGCATCAACTTCGCCTTCGACTCCGCCGTCATCCCGGCCGAGTCCTTCGAATACATCGACACGGTCGGCCAGGTCATGCAGGACTCGCCGGAACTCCGCATCAAGGTCGAAGGGCACACCGACGCCTCCGGCAGCGACGCCTACAACCAGGCCCTCTCGGAGAAGCGGGCCCGCGCCGTCGCCGAGTACCTGGCCGCGAAGCACCGGATCCCCGGTTCCCGCATCCAGGCCGTCGGCATGGGCGAGGGCCACCCCCTCACCGGGAACGCCTATGACCGGACGAACCGCCGGGTCCAGTTCGCCCGCCTGGACTGA
- a CDS encoding SUMF1/EgtB/PvdO family nonheme iron enzyme, whose amino-acid sequence MRVLRFLGLLVIALSCSVPSGAGPARAADADKRIALVIGIGAYQFAPALPNPSNDARAIAAALKNLKFEVQEAYDLDNRGFSSHLRDFGIRAAEADVAVIFYAGHGLQVRGQNYLLPSDARLERERDLVYEAMPLNLILGELAQARKLGVLILDACRNNPFADRLSRSNAGALRERDVSAGLSRVDDTPSDTLVALATRADALAEDGTGQHSPYTMALLQNLNVPGLELGLFFRRVRDNVMEATQGRQEPFIFGSLGATAFYFNPTPPNRNPELPALKPIVIGDTSDAVKLGIGRIADPDGDEVFAQVSGLPAFGQVRLGERLVLIGDYLSIAQLSQVTYKPDVGAVGPAGNFDFTVMDNKGGTTPGRIAITVNQSNRPPVVAGESTFRMALPQLGLEAPTDPDGDALTMTVAAVPSRGSVRKGTQPVRVGEKLTAADIAGLTYDPGQAAPGQAGSFAILADDGRGGKATASVRIELDTAGTPPAGQELADVLWQQVRTRGQAADFAAYLQLFPDSRNAPLARDRVAALAPAKPTPPAAAPAAPAKSEMAAAEPPKPAPAKPEPAKAAEPPKQEPPKPEPAKPAGQLAAAEPPASPATRNKGQSNSFQDCPECPIMVRLPAGSFTMGSARGDPSEQPSHKVSLSKPFALGMFEVTVGEWRACVQGGGCSDMPRMAGATDETPVHNVHWRDALAYTIWLSKKTGQRYRLPSEAEWEYAARGGTAGRYWWGDAVGVANANCENCGGMYERMTPLPVGSFKPNPLGLYDMNGGVAEWVADCWNKDYRGAPADGGAWTQGDCRKRVLRGGSWRNDADSLSVTGRFSYDQDVRYLANGFRIARDLN is encoded by the coding sequence ATGAGAGTTCTGCGGTTCCTTGGCCTGCTGGTCATCGCCCTGTCCTGCTCCGTTCCGTCCGGCGCGGGACCGGCACGCGCTGCCGATGCGGACAAGCGCATCGCGCTGGTGATCGGCATCGGCGCCTACCAGTTCGCCCCGGCCCTGCCCAATCCGTCCAACGATGCCCGCGCGATCGCCGCAGCCCTGAAGAACCTGAAGTTCGAGGTCCAGGAAGCCTATGACCTGGACAACCGGGGCTTTTCCAGTCACCTCCGCGATTTCGGCATCCGCGCCGCCGAGGCCGACGTGGCGGTGATCTTCTATGCCGGCCACGGCCTCCAGGTGCGCGGCCAGAACTACCTGCTGCCCTCGGACGCCCGGCTGGAGCGCGAGCGCGACCTTGTGTACGAGGCGATGCCGCTCAACCTGATCCTGGGGGAACTGGCCCAGGCGCGGAAGCTGGGAGTGCTGATCCTGGACGCCTGCCGGAACAACCCGTTCGCCGACCGGCTGTCGCGGAGCAATGCCGGGGCGCTGCGGGAGCGTGACGTTTCGGCCGGCCTGTCCCGGGTCGACGACACCCCGAGCGACACGCTGGTGGCCTTGGCGACGCGGGCCGACGCCCTGGCGGAGGACGGCACCGGCCAGCACAGCCCCTACACCATGGCGCTCCTGCAGAACCTGAACGTGCCGGGCCTGGAGCTGGGCCTGTTCTTCCGCCGGGTCCGCGACAACGTCATGGAGGCCACCCAGGGCCGGCAGGAGCCGTTCATCTTCGGGTCGCTGGGCGCCACGGCGTTCTATTTCAACCCGACCCCGCCGAACCGGAACCCGGAGCTGCCGGCCCTGAAGCCCATCGTCATCGGCGACACGTCGGACGCCGTCAAGCTCGGCATCGGCCGCATCGCGGATCCGGACGGCGACGAGGTGTTCGCCCAGGTCTCGGGCCTTCCGGCGTTCGGGCAGGTCCGGCTCGGCGAAAGGCTGGTGCTGATCGGCGACTATCTCAGCATCGCGCAGCTGTCGCAGGTCACCTACAAGCCGGATGTCGGCGCGGTCGGCCCCGCCGGCAACTTCGACTTCACCGTCATGGACAACAAGGGCGGGACCACCCCCGGCAGGATCGCCATCACGGTCAACCAGTCGAACCGCCCGCCGGTGGTCGCCGGCGAGAGCACTTTCCGGATGGCGCTGCCGCAGCTAGGGCTCGAGGCGCCGACCGACCCGGACGGCGACGCGCTGACGATGACGGTCGCGGCCGTGCCGTCCCGCGGCTCGGTCCGCAAGGGGACGCAGCCGGTGCGCGTGGGCGAGAAGCTGACCGCCGCGGACATCGCCGGCCTGACCTACGATCCCGGGCAGGCGGCTCCCGGCCAGGCCGGCAGCTTCGCGATCCTGGCGGACGACGGGCGTGGCGGCAAGGCCACCGCCTCGGTCCGCATCGAGCTGGACACCGCCGGCACGCCCCCGGCCGGGCAGGAGCTTGCAGACGTCCTGTGGCAGCAGGTCCGGACGCGCGGCCAGGCGGCCGACTTCGCCGCCTACCTACAGCTCTTCCCGGACAGCAGGAACGCGCCGCTGGCCCGCGACCGGGTGGCGGCCCTGGCCCCCGCCAAGCCCACTCCCCCCGCCGCGGCGCCGGCCGCTCCGGCGAAGTCGGAAATGGCCGCGGCCGAGCCGCCCAAGCCGGCGCCCGCCAAGCCGGAACCGGCCAAGGCGGCGGAGCCGCCGAAGCAGGAGCCCCCGAAGCCGGAACCGGCGAAACCCGCCGGGCAACTGGCGGCGGCCGAGCCGCCGGCCTCCCCGGCGACCCGCAACAAGGGCCAGTCCAACAGCTTCCAGGATTGCCCGGAATGCCCGATCATGGTCCGCCTGCCGGCCGGCAGCTTCACCATGGGGTCCGCGCGCGGCGATCCCAGCGAGCAGCCGAGCCACAAGGTGAGCCTGAGCAAGCCCTTCGCCCTGGGTATGTTCGAGGTCACGGTGGGGGAATGGCGCGCCTGCGTCCAGGGCGGCGGATGCAGCGACATGCCGCGCATGGCCGGCGCCACCGACGAGACGCCGGTCCATAACGTCCACTGGCGCGACGCCCTCGCCTATACGATCTGGCTGTCCAAGAAGACCGGCCAGAGATACCGCCTGCCCAGCGAGGCCGAGTGGGAATACGCCGCCCGCGGCGGCACCGCCGGGCGCTACTGGTGGGGCGACGCGGTCGGCGTGGCGAACGCCAACTGCGAGAACTGCGGCGGCATGTACGAGCGGATGACTCCCCTGCCGGTGGGCAGCTTCAAGCCCAACCCGCTGGGCCTCTACGACATGAACGGCGGGGTCGCCGAGTGGGTGGCCGACTGCTGGAACAAGGACTACCGGGGAGCCCCCGCCGACGGCGGCGCCTGGACCCAGGGCGACTGCCGCAAGCGGGTCCTGCGCGGCGGGTCCTGGCGGAACGACGCGGACTCTCTGTCGGTCACCGGGCGCTTCAGCTACGACCAGGACGTCCGGTACCTTGCCAACGGGTTCCGGATCGCCCGCGACCTGAACTGA
- the accD gene encoding acetyl-CoA carboxylase, carboxyltransferase subunit beta has translation MNWLTNFVRPKIRALYTKKEVPDNLWHKCANCEAMIFHRDLEENLHVCQHCGFHMRLDADKRLKMLFDDDDYQVIELPKVPVDPLRFRDQKRYTDRLKEAQAKSGKNDAIQVAHGRMGGIPTVIAAFDFGFMGGSMGIAVGEGLLAAARLAVLQEAPLVVVPSSGGARMQEGILSLMQMPRSTIAVQMVKEAGLPYIVVLTDPTTGGVTASFAMLGDLHIAEKGAQIGFAGARVIEDTIRETLPEGFQRSEYLMEHGMVDMVVHRKDLRATLIRVLDLLGRPGPSAEIVPLPKPEAEAPAATAKAAPTEAEPVEAAEPEPASPAPAQPQSGETVEPAPNGAPAAVTPGDRPER, from the coding sequence ATGAACTGGCTTACCAATTTCGTCCGCCCGAAGATCCGCGCGCTCTACACCAAGAAGGAAGTGCCGGACAATCTCTGGCACAAGTGCGCCAACTGCGAGGCGATGATCTTCCACCGCGACCTGGAAGAGAACCTCCACGTCTGCCAGCATTGCGGCTTCCACATGCGCCTGGATGCCGACAAGCGCCTGAAGATGCTGTTCGACGACGACGACTATCAGGTCATCGAGCTGCCCAAGGTGCCGGTCGATCCGCTGCGCTTCCGCGACCAGAAGCGCTACACCGACCGCCTGAAGGAAGCCCAGGCCAAGTCCGGCAAGAACGACGCGATCCAGGTCGCCCACGGCAGGATGGGCGGCATCCCGACCGTAATCGCCGCGTTCGACTTCGGCTTCATGGGCGGCTCCATGGGGATCGCGGTGGGCGAGGGGTTGCTGGCCGCGGCACGGCTCGCCGTCCTCCAGGAGGCGCCGCTGGTCGTGGTGCCGTCCTCCGGCGGCGCCCGCATGCAGGAAGGCATCCTGTCGCTGATGCAGATGCCGCGCAGCACCATCGCGGTGCAGATGGTGAAGGAGGCGGGGCTTCCCTACATCGTCGTCCTGACCGACCCGACAACCGGCGGCGTCACGGCCTCCTTCGCGATGCTGGGCGACCTGCATATCGCCGAGAAGGGCGCGCAGATCGGCTTCGCCGGTGCCCGCGTGATCGAGGACACCATCCGCGAGACCCTGCCGGAAGGCTTCCAGCGGTCCGAGTACCTGATGGAGCACGGCATGGTGGACATGGTCGTCCACCGCAAGGACCTCAGGGCCACGCTGATCCGGGTGCTCGACCTGCTCGGCCGACCCGGCCCTTCCGCCGAAATCGTCCCCCTGCCGAAGCCGGAGGCCGAGGCCCCCGCCGCGACGGCGAAGGCCGCCCCGACCGAGGCCGAGCCCGTCGAAGCGGCCGAGCCGGAACCGGCGTCCCCGGCGCCGGCGCAACCCCAGAGCGGTGAGACAGTTGAGCCAGCCCCCAACGGCGCCCCGGCCGCCGTCACCCCCGGTGATCGTCCCGAGCGGTGA